One part of the Malus sylvestris chromosome 2, drMalSylv7.2, whole genome shotgun sequence genome encodes these proteins:
- the LOC126613939 gene encoding uncharacterized protein LOC126613939 codes for MREFNCLRICTMIATGWELLYVFISLSTSIVLLMKQRPTQKRLVLRKLIQPLFVNCSPMLLPREFLAPSLQTKPCGWMPAVSLGSYIRRVLFSRSLNQCDRICAILTSRNPDIWQHACARRLVYKQDVDDLVQILTLSTLKAGSSPFSSSLVFSNNQEEVIQENPQPSENVSFARPKPPSILEISISL; via the exons ATGCGCGAATTCAACTGCCTCCGAATCTGTACGATGATAGCAACTGGTTGGGAGTTGCTGTATGTGTTTATTTCGCTGTCCACGAGCATCGTCCTACTAATGAAACAACGCCCGACTCAGAAGAGACTTGTCCTGCGCAAACTCATCCAGCCCTTGTTTGTGAACTGCTCACCAATGTTGCTTCCGAGAGAATTTTTGGCGCCGAGTTTACAAACAAAGCCATGTGGTTGGATGCCTGCTGTTTCACTTGGTTCATATATACGGCGCGTTCTATTTTCTAGATCCTTGAACCAATGCGATCGAATCTGCGCAATTTTGACGTCCAGGAACCCAGACATATGGCAGCATGCATGCGCCCGTCGTCTAGTGTATAAGCAGGATGTTGATGACCTTGTACAGATCTTGACTCTCAGCACGTTGAAAGCAGGATCCTCTCCTTTTTCTAGTTCCCTTGTTTTCTCTAATAACCAAGAGGAGGTGATCCAAGAAAATCCGCAGCCTAGTGAAAATGTGAGTTTCGCACGCCCCAAGCCTCCGTCGATTCTAGAGATATCAATAT CATtataa
- the LOC126601877 gene encoding disease resistance protein Roq1-like — MGVRILSQRLHTKKALIILDDVGHVKHLNALCGHMTWFGLGSKIIITSRDERLLIEREVDERYQVKELTDDEALGLFIQKSFKGNQVGKDFLELSKNFVVYANGFPLAIEVLGSSPFRRSNEEWSSALDGLKENPERKIIDVLKVSYDGLQQIEKKVFLDIACFFKGEDKHRITRILESSYGYHPVIDIKVLMEKCLLTPVGRKLSMHDMIQEMGWEIVCRERPEEVGSRSRLWLSKEITHVLESNMETAAVQSILLNLPKEEEVNLNVNDPLLKMDRLRLLKIRNGNFSGNIKYLSNELALLDWDSCPLNTLPSNYESDEFVELRVHPSRINNMKLLLILKMVIYFFADHPSMMLVSKPLKGNNHSTWSRAMRISLSAKNKLSFVDEISDSILYMTDAHAILRERCSQSHAPRIFQLQRDIASLTQDQLSIAAYYTKLKKLWDELASYSDSTSCTC; from the exons ATGGGAGTCCGGATATTAAGCCAGAGGCTACATACTAAAAAGGCTCTTATCATTCTTGATGACGTGGGTCATGTAAAACATCTGAATGCTCTCTGTGGTCACATGACATGGTTTGGTTTGGGGAGTAAAATCATAATCACATCAAGGGATGAACGTTTGCTGATTGAACGTGAAGTGGATGAAAGATATCAGGTTAAGGAATTGACTGATGATGAAGCTCTTGGGCTATTTATTCAGAAATCCTTTAAGGGAAACCAGGTTGGAAAGGATTTTCTCGAGCTATCTAAGAACTTTGTAGTATATGCTAATGGCTTTCCATTAGCTATTGAAGTCCTAGGTTCGTCCCCTTTCCGCAGAAGCAATGAAGAATGGTCAAGTGCATTGGATGGACTAAAGGAAAACCCTGAAAGAAAAATTATCGATGTGCTTAAAGTAAGTTATGATGGATTACAGCAAATAGAAAAGAAAGTATTTTTGGACATTGCATGTTTCTTTAAAGGGGAGGACAAGCATCGTATAACAAGAATACTGGAAAGTAGCTATGGCTACCATCCAGTCATTGATATAAAAGTTCTCATGGAAAAATGTCTTCTAACTCCGGTTGGAAGAAAATTATCGATGCACGATATGATACAAGAAATGGGTTGGGAAATTGTTTGTCGGGAGAGACCTGAAGAGGTGGGTAGCCGTAGCAGGTTGTGGCTTTCCAAAGAAATTACTCATGTTCTTGAAAGTAATATG GAAACTGCTGCTGTCCAAAGTATATTGTTGAATTTGCCAAAAGAAGAGGAGGTTAACTTGAATGTTAACGATCCCCTTCTAAAGATGGACAGGCTGAGATTGCTCAAAATTCGGAATGGGAACTTTTCTGGAAACATCAAGTATCTTTCTAATGAGTTAGCACTTTTGGACTGGGATTCATGTCCTTTAAATACTTTGCCGTCAAACTATGAATCAGATGAATTTGTTGAACTAAGGGTGCATCCGAGCCGTATCAATAATATGAAATTGTTGCTTATACTGAAGATGGTTATCTATTTCTTTGCAG ATCACCCATCTATGATGCTAGTTTCGAAGCCCCTTAAAGGGAACAATCACTCTACCTGGTCCCGTGCAATGAGGATCTCCCTGAGTGCCAAAAACAAACTCAGCTTCGTTGATG AAATTTCTGATAGTATCCTTTACATGACTGATGCTCATGCAATTTTGCGAGAGCGTTGTTCACAAAGCCATGCCCCTCGGATTTTCCAGTTACAACGGGACATCGCTTCTCTTACCCAAGACCAACTTTCTATTGCTGCGTACTAcacgaaattgaagaaattgtgGGATGAACTGGCGTCTTACAGTGACTCCACTTCCTGCACTTGTTGA
- the LOC126605360 gene encoding lysophospholipid acyltransferase LPEAT2-like, translating into MADHGITSPLLSPPPSDHSHLILTVQDDTDTDSHHNGTHTHQSTSAHHHHSRNPFAFLGSDGFTVPVSTTADPFRNHTLEITGVYEWLKIGICLPVALARLVLFGASLVIGFLATKLALQGWKDKKNPMPRWRCRIMWITRVCTRCILFAFGYHWIRRKGKPAPRDIAPIVVSNHVSFIEPIFYFYELFPTIVASESHDSLPFVGTIIRAMQVIYVNRFSASSRKQAVSEIKRKASCGRFPQVLLFPEGTTTNGRYLISFELGAFIPGFAIQPVVVRYPHVHFDQSWGHISLARLMFRMFTQFHNFMEVEYLPVVSPLENKKESAICFSERTSHAIATALNVVQTSHSYGDLMLLTKASQSKLKLERPSVYMVEMASVKSLLHISGMEAVDFLDKFLSMNPDPRGHVHYHDFLRVLRLKTCSFSEEIFAFMDVEKSGVITFKQFLFGSAHVVKQPLFRRACEFAFSECVSGESDHVSEQKFGESIRPAIPDLNEDEVRELFNLFDSDNDGRISKEDFLTCLRKNPLLIALFSPCLLNKDISEDSNRLVEEIV; encoded by the exons ATGGCAGACCACGGTATCACCTCCCCCCTCCTCTCTCCTCCACCTTCCGATCACTCCCACTTGATCCTCACCGTCCAAGACGACACCGATACCGATAGCCACCACAACGGCACCCACACTCATCAGAGCACCAGCGCTCACCACCACCACTCTCGTAACCCTTTTGCGTTTCTCGGGTCCGATGGGTTCACCGTGCCCGTTTCCACCACCGCGGACCCGTTTCGGAACCACACCCTGGAGATTACGGGTGTTTATGAGTGGTTAAAGATCGGAATTTGTCTGCCCGTCGCCCTGGCTCGGCTGGTGCTGTTTGGGGCGTCGTTGGTGATTGGGTTTTTGGCGACGAAATTGGCTCTTCAGGGGTGGAAGGATAAGAAGAACCCTATGCCTAGGTGGAGGTGCAGGATTATGTGGATCACTAGGGTCTGTACTCGATGCATTCTCTTCGCTTTTGG CTACCACTGGATAAGACGGAAAGGAAAACCAGCTCCTAGAGACATTGCTCCAATAGTCGTTTCAAACCATGTATCTTTTATTGAACCTATCTTCTATTTCTATGAATTATTCCCTACAATTGTGGCATCGGAATCCCATGATTCCCTACCTTTTGTAGGGACGATCATCAGAGCAATGCAG GTGATATATGTTAATAGGTTTTCAGCATCATCAAGGAAGCAAGCCGTTAGTGAAATCAAG AGAAAAGCTTCGTGTGGTAGATTTCCTCAAGTTCTTTTATTTCCCGAGGGAACCACAACCAACGGGAGATATCTCATTTCATTTGAACTTGGTGCATTCATCCCTGGTTTTGCCATCCAACCAGTAGTTGTACGATATCCCCATGTACACTTTGACCAATCCTG GGGGCACATTTCGTTGGCAAGGCTCATGTTTAGAATGTTCACACAGTTTCACAATTTCATGGAG GTAGAGTACCTTCCTGTTGTTTCACCCCTTGAGAACAAGAAAGAAAGTGCTATCTGTTTTTCGGAGAGG ACTAGTCATGCTATTGCAACTGCACTCAACGTTGTACAGACATCTCATTCATATGGAGACTTAATGCTTCTCACGAAAGCATCTCAGTCAAAATTGAAACTG GAGCGACCTTCGGTGTATATGGTTGAAATGGCAAGTGTAAAATCA TTACTCCATATAAGTGGCATGGAAGCTGTAGACTTTCTGGATAAGTTTCTTTCTATGAATCCAGACCCAAG AGGTCATGTTCACTACCATGATTTCTTAAGGGTGCTAAGACTCAAGACTTGTAGCTTTTCCGAAGAG ATATTTGCATTTATGGATGTGGAGAAAAGTGGAGTAATAACGTTTAAGCAG TTCTTATTTGGATCAGCGCATGTCGTGAAGCAGCCGTTGTTCCGTAGAGCCTGTGAATTCGCCTTTTCAGAATGCGTTTCTGGGGAGAGTGACCACGTTTCAGAACAAAAA TTTGGAGAGTCCATCAGGCCTGCAATCCCGGATTTGAATGAGGATGAG GTCCGTGAACTGTTCAATCTATTTGATTCTGATAATGACGGAAGAATCAGCAAGGAAGATTTTTTGACGTGCCTAAGAAAAAACCCACTACTGATTGCGCTTTTCTCGCCTTGTTTGCTTAACAAAGACATTTCAGAAGATAGTAATAGGTTGGTGGAGGAGATTGTGTAG